The following DNA comes from Sander lucioperca isolate FBNREF2018 chromosome 2, SLUC_FBN_1.2, whole genome shotgun sequence.
CATTTTTTATCAAATAATTTACCTTACACTTACCTGGTAACTACCCCGCAGGAACAGTTTTCCCTAATGTCATGGCACATCTTAAATACTGGGTATGTTCTTGCACATGTTTTTACAATTTACTCAGTAAGTAAAGTGTAACTGTACTGTAAAATGAAGCCTTGTTTATTTCCATGGTATTACCAGAATCGTACCATGTAATCTGTAAAAGATCATTCCCTTTCCTTTCATATagtcacaatttttttttacctcttatGTCCTGCAACGTTACCAAggaaaacatgacaatgtactCGGTAAGTAAAGTGTAACTGTACTGTAAAATGAAGTCTTGTTTATTTCCATGGTATTACCGGAATTGTACCATATAATCTGATCATTcccttttccatttttttttacctcttatGTCCTGCAACGTTACCAAGGAAAACATGACAATTTACTCAGTAAGTAAAATGAAACTGTACTGTGGAAGGAAGCCTTGTTTATTTGCATTGTATTACCAGACTCTTACCACATCCTTTGCTACTGcttaaacatttttgaaatcaCAAACTTTTACCATGTGTGTTCTGCAACTTAACTAAAACATTCTCAGTAAGTAAAGTGAAACTGTACTGTAAAAGGAAGCCTTTTTATTCCCATGGAATTACTGGGATCTTACCCTATAATCTGTAATAGCTACAGTTACTATGTAAATCAACAGTATTTACTCAGTAAGCAAGCTGAAAATATACCGTAAAAGGAAGCTATCTTTGGTATCACAAAgaatttaaataaagaaatatttaaaaaacttAAATCGTATTAACAACCCTTAATAGAAACAGTAGAAACTGGGTTCAAAGAAACACAGAACCCTTAACAAAGTGCAAAAGTGGGCATTAACAATAAGGACCGCAGTGTGGCCTCTCACTTTCTAAATTTATATTTAATGGGGAGCAGCTCTGAatcttctttcattttttttattttttccccaaGCGCTTTGTTGCCCTCTAAGAAGGCCTTGCAGGTTTTTGCATAATTGCCTACAGTGTCCTCCTCCTTGAACACTGGCAGCGGCCCGAAGTTTTCACCTTCTGCAGCAATCAAAATTTCAGCAATGATAGCAGTCAACGCTATCGTGTTCCGGTCCACGTCCAATGTTATGCAGCTGAGGCTCATGCTCCTGGTGCGTCTAAACTCTTTTAAGACAGCACGGTACCTGTGCACAACGTCCTCTGGACTCTGAACTACAAGACAGATCATAAAaccacattaaaacattatCTCATAACCACACAAAAATACAGCTTTGATTATATAAAACAGGACATTCAGGCATTAGGTGAATAACCTCAAGCAATCTAGTGCCATCACAACTCTTCTTCTGTAACATCAATAACGTATTCCAATAAAACACATAACTGATTCATAATTGGCCCAGACTTGAATATGGCAGCTGTATATGGAGTTGTGGATTGTGTGTTGGCAGTAACCTTAGCCTTATGCTTAGTAAAATCTTTCAACACATGAGGGTGCTACATTGAAAATAACATTCTTATATTAAGAAATTGTCATATAATACAAATGTAATTTAGTTGTGAGTCTTCTTTTTTCAAATTATATAAGTCACCTCTTTTTCCAAATGCTGCATGGgttttcttgttcttcttctgttttctcttcctcttccctctTTCAGAAGAGGAGTCTGACTCAGAGTCAGATGTTGAAGAGTCTGAAGAATCCATAACCCTCTTTTTGTGGGACCCTTAAACAGAGTAACAACAAATTGAAACAAAGTAATTAAGTGTTCtcagtgttgaaaaaaatcatcttcTTGTAGTATATTTCTCTTA
Coding sequences within:
- the LOC116042235 gene encoding coiled-coil domain-containing protein 106-like, producing the protein MPAERPETALNRKSLTIDGGCRKSAEVIYCEKIMPRTQVTRRTNKSRSPPDESLQLDNEVVEIQQKATAPTMDKFREDFKLLKEENRLLKEENRLLKEERDFLREKALNPVKTGPSTTSKGSHKKRVMDSSDSSTSDSESDSSSERGKRKRKQKKNKKTHAAFGKRVQSPEDVVHRYRAVLKEFRRTRSMSLSCITLDVDRNTIALTAIIAEILIAAEGENFGPLPVFKEEDTVGNYAKTCKAFLEGNKALGEKIKKMKEDSELLPIKYKFRK